The following proteins come from a genomic window of Cervus canadensis isolate Bull #8, Minnesota chromosome 20, ASM1932006v1, whole genome shotgun sequence:
- the LOC122422696 gene encoding uncharacterized protein LOC122422696, translating to MFCCLPLPRGRGLGRAHRQSVWDRWRRWLRAPRGGVWPFARRNRKSFPPDVADEGDTPSTSSREGSEPHPLAREAQCRVQVSVPMEGSAQGGVKSKRGRPPQKPPRTHRGAQSRAASRLSTPGSDPEPRAPLPLRQHEDLEPSAAEHRALALTFQLNQAPFPTPVPTEVLAARAGPRDPLRGHRDLIHPASKTLDQLVPGHHTGQIGPLCLQDAQPQAPMSLPFGPNVHLHLHLHLLGLWQENPSQGMSYHLCRESLPWLLLNTQTPTMTDQPLQGQRAPLLDRDPEPVLETPGPGEPWALQPLSLSAPHGCHQLAPHPGETDFPSLEGLFIWFFSTYFVLFYLFYGVLYFSWFSLKE from the exons ATGTTCTGCTGTTTGCCCCTGCCCAGAGGCCGGGGCCTCGGGAGGGCTCACAGGCAGAGTGTGTGGGATCGCTGGCGACGCTGGCTCAGGGCCCCCCGAGGAGGCGTCTGGCCCTTTGCCCGAAGGAACAGGAAG AGCTTCCCACCGGATGTGGCCGACGAGGGGGACACGCCGTCCACCTCCTCGAGGGAGGGGTCGGAGCCCCATCCCCTTGCCCGTGAGGCCCAGTGCAGGGTCCAGGTGAGCGTGCCCATGGAGGGGTCAGCCCAAGGGGGAGTGAAGAGCAAGAGGGGAAGGCCTCCCCAGAAACCACCCAGGACACACCGCGGGGCCCAGTCTCGGGCTGCTTCGCGGCTCAGCACACCTGGCTCCGACCCAGAGCCCCGAGCACCCCTCCCTCTGAGGCAGCACGAGGACCTGGAGCCCAGCGCggcagagcacagag CTCTAGCTCTGACCTTCCAACTCAACCAGGCTCCATTTCCAACACCTGTCCCTACAGAGGTGCTTGCTGCACGTgcaggacccagggatccactGAGGGGACATCGAGACCTGATCCATCCTGCCTCAAAGACACTGGACCAGCTGGTTCCTGGCCACCACACTGGGCAGATCGGACCTCTGTGCCTGCAGGACGCCCAGCCCCAGGCACCGATGTCCCTCCCCTTCGGCCCAAACGTCCACCTCCACCTGCACCTGCACCTGCTCGGGCTTTGGCAGGAGAACCCGAGTCAGGGCATGAGTTACCACCTCTGCAGGGAGAGCCTGCCCTGGCTCCTGCTCAACACCCAGACGCCCACGATGACTGACCAACCGCTGCAGGGACAACGGGCCCCTCTTTTGGACAGAGACCCAGAGCCCGTTCTGGAAACACCAGGTCCAGGGGAGCCGTGGGCTCTGCAGCCGCTATCCCTGTCTGCCCCCCATGGATGCCATCAACTCGCTCCCCACCCAGGGGAGACTGACTTCCCTTCCCTTGAGGgtctgtttatttggtttttctctacCTATTTTGTGCTCTTTTACTTGTTCTATGGTGTTCTGTACTTTTCTTGGTTcagtttgaaagaataa
- the LOC122422603 gene encoding uncharacterized protein LOC122422603 isoform X1 has protein sequence MAEHRELNRTQNPGTQAPLREETPARSLAAKMFCCLPLPRGRGLGRAHRQSVWDRWRRWLRAPRGGLWPFARRNRKSFPPDVADEGDTPSTSSREGSEPHPPAREAQCRVQVSVPMEGSAQGGVKSKRGRPPQKPPRTHRGAQSRAASRLSTPGSDPEPRAPLPLRQHEDLEPSAAEHRALALTFQLNQAPFPTPVPTEVLAARAGPRDPLRGHRDLIHPASKTLDQLVPGHHTGQIGPLCLQDAQPQAPMSLPFGPNVHLHLHLHLLGLWQENPSQGMSYHLCRESLPWLLLNTQTPTMTDQPLQGQRAPLLDRDPEPVLETPGPGEPWALQPLSLSAPHGCHQLAPHPGETDFPSLEGLFIWFFSTYFVLFYLFYGVLYFSWFSLKE, from the exons AACTCAACAGAACCCAGAACCCAGGGACCCAGGCACCACTGCGAGAGGAGACCCCAGCCAGATCACTTGCTGCCAAGATGTTCTGCTGTTTGCCCCTGCCCAGAGGCCGGGGCCTCGGGAGGGCTCACAGGCAGAGTGTGTGGGATCGCTGGCGACGCTGGCTCAGGGCCCCCCGAGGAGGCCTCTGGCCCTTTGCCCGAAGGAACAGGAAG AGCTTCCCACCGGATGTGGCCGACGAGGGGGACACGCCGTCCACCTCCTCGAGGGAGGGGTCGGAGCCCCATCCCCCTGCCCGTGAGGCCCAGTGCAGGGTCCAGGTGAGCGTGCCCATGGAGGGGTCAGCCCAAGGGGGAGTGAAGAGCAAGAGGGGAAGGCCTCCCCAGAAACCACCCAGGACACACCGCGGGGCCCAGTCTCGGGCTGCTTCGCGGCTCAGCACACCTGGCTCCGACCCAGAGCCCCGAGCACCCCTCCCTCTGAGGCAGCACGAGGACCTGGAGCCCAGCGCggcagagcacagag CTCTAGCTCTGACCTTCCAACTCAACCAGGCTCCATTTCCAACACCTGTCCCTACAGAGGTGCTTGCTGCACGTgcaggacccagggatccactGAGGGGACATCGAGACCTGATCCATCCTGCCTCAAAGACACTGGACCAGCTGGTTCCTGGCCACCACACTGGGCAGATCGGACCTCTGTGCCTGCAGGACGCCCAGCCCCAGGCACCGATGTCCCTCCCCTTCGGCCCAAACGTCCACCTCCACCTGCACCTGCACCTGCTCGGGCTTTGGCAGGAGAACCCGAGTCAGGGCATGAGTTACCACCTCTGCAGGGAGAGCCTGCCCTGGCTCCTGCTCAACACCCAGACGCCCACGATGACTGACCAACCGCTGCAGGGACAACGGGCCCCTCTTTTGGACAGAGACCCAGAGCCCGTTCTGGAAACACCAGGTCCAGGGGAGCCGTGGGCTCTGCAGCCGCTATCCCTGTCTGCCCCCCATGGATGCCATCAACTCGCTCCCCACCCAGGGGAGACTGACTTCCCTTCCCTTGAGGgtctgtttatttggtttttctctacCTATTTTGTGCTCTTTTACTTGTTCTATGGTGTTCTGTACTTTTCTTGGTTcagtttgaaagaataa
- the LOC122422603 gene encoding uncharacterized protein LOC122422603 isoform X2, producing MAEHRELNRTQNPGTQAPLREETPARSLAAKMFCCLPLPRGRGLGRAHRQSVWDRWRRWLRAPRGGLWPFARRNRKSFPPDVADEGDTPSTSSREGSEPHPPAREAQCRVQVSVPMEGSAQGGVKSKRGRPPQKPPRTHRGAQSRAASRLSTPGSDPEPRAPLPLRQHEDLEPSAAEHREVLAARAGPRDPLRGHRDLIHPASKTLDQLVPGHHTGQIGPLCLQDAQPQAPMSLPFGPNVHLHLHLHLLGLWQENPSQGMSYHLCRESLPWLLLNTQTPTMTDQPLQGQRAPLLDRDPEPVLETPGPGEPWALQPLSLSAPHGCHQLAPHPGETDFPSLEGLFIWFFSTYFVLFYLFYGVLYFSWFSLKE from the exons AACTCAACAGAACCCAGAACCCAGGGACCCAGGCACCACTGCGAGAGGAGACCCCAGCCAGATCACTTGCTGCCAAGATGTTCTGCTGTTTGCCCCTGCCCAGAGGCCGGGGCCTCGGGAGGGCTCACAGGCAGAGTGTGTGGGATCGCTGGCGACGCTGGCTCAGGGCCCCCCGAGGAGGCCTCTGGCCCTTTGCCCGAAGGAACAGGAAG AGCTTCCCACCGGATGTGGCCGACGAGGGGGACACGCCGTCCACCTCCTCGAGGGAGGGGTCGGAGCCCCATCCCCCTGCCCGTGAGGCCCAGTGCAGGGTCCAGGTGAGCGTGCCCATGGAGGGGTCAGCCCAAGGGGGAGTGAAGAGCAAGAGGGGAAGGCCTCCCCAGAAACCACCCAGGACACACCGCGGGGCCCAGTCTCGGGCTGCTTCGCGGCTCAGCACACCTGGCTCCGACCCAGAGCCCCGAGCACCCCTCCCTCTGAGGCAGCACGAGGACCTGGAGCCCAGCGCggcagagcacagag AGGTGCTTGCTGCACGTgcaggacccagggatccactGAGGGGACATCGAGACCTGATCCATCCTGCCTCAAAGACACTGGACCAGCTGGTTCCTGGCCACCACACTGGGCAGATCGGACCTCTGTGCCTGCAGGACGCCCAGCCCCAGGCACCGATGTCCCTCCCCTTCGGCCCAAACGTCCACCTCCACCTGCACCTGCACCTGCTCGGGCTTTGGCAGGAGAACCCGAGTCAGGGCATGAGTTACCACCTCTGCAGGGAGAGCCTGCCCTGGCTCCTGCTCAACACCCAGACGCCCACGATGACTGACCAACCGCTGCAGGGACAACGGGCCCCTCTTTTGGACAGAGACCCAGAGCCCGTTCTGGAAACACCAGGTCCAGGGGAGCCGTGGGCTCTGCAGCCGCTATCCCTGTCTGCCCCCCATGGATGCCATCAACTCGCTCCCCACCCAGGGGAGACTGACTTCCCTTCCCTTGAGGgtctgtttatttggtttttctctacCTATTTTGTGCTCTTTTACTTGTTCTATGGTGTTCTGTACTTTTCTTGGTTcagtttgaaagaataa